Proteins from one Primulina huaijiensis isolate GDHJ02 chromosome 18, ASM1229523v2, whole genome shotgun sequence genomic window:
- the LOC140964920 gene encoding cytochrome b561 domain-containing protein At4g18260-like, whose amino-acid sequence MIPAQNLVRSAFPAGIAVLSLLLSIVSANDLTRRENDLSSNKHEIPEITPQVSFQIKLHGFLLWASVGFLMPAAILIKRMSNRRDSRRKQRIILYIHAITQVIAVLLATAAAVLSIIYFENSFNNDHQRKGLAIYGAIWLQTLIGMMRPHRGSKGRSFWFLFHWLVGIAVSLLGVINIYTGLQAYHKRTSKNAKIWTVVFTVEISFILFLYFLQEKWHYIQKQGVILGNEPVKPTDQEMSPRCQSKE is encoded by the exons ATGATACCTGCACAGAATCTGGTGCGTTCTGCATTTCCTGCAGGGATTGCTGTACTTAGTCTCCTGCTGTCTATTGTCTCGGCTAATGATCTCACGAGAAGAGAAAATGATCTTTCAAGTAACAAACACGAGATTCCTGAG ATAACTCCTCAAGTATCCTTTCAAATCAAACTTCATGGATTCCTACTCTGGGCTTCAGTTGGTTTTCTTATGCCGGCTGCAATACTTATTAAGAGGATGTCAAATAGAAGGGATTCTCGGAGAAAGCAAAGAATTATACTTTACATTCATGCTATTACACAG GTCATCGCAGTCCTCCTtgcaacagcagcagcagtacTGTCAATAATATACTTTGAAAATTCTTTCAACAATGATCACCAGAGAAAAGGCCTAGCCATTTACGGAGCCATATGGTTACAAACATTGATTGGCATGATGAGGCCACATAG GGGAAGCAAAGGAAGAAGCTTTTGGTTTCTTTTTCACTGGCTAGTAGGAATAGCAGTTTCTTTGCTTGGagtcatcaacatatatacGGGATTACAAGCCTACCATAAAAGGACATCAAAAAACGCAAAGATTTGGACAGTTGTTTTTACGGTGGAAATCTCATTCATACTCTTCCTCTACTTTCTTCAAGAAAAGTGGCACTATATACAGAAACAAGGTGTGATTTTAGGAAATGAGCCTgtaaaaccaactgatcaagagATGTCTCCAAGATGCCAGAGCAAAGAATAA